A window of Campylobacter ureolyticus contains these coding sequences:
- the nhaA gene encoding Na+/H+ antiporter NhaA — protein sequence MERLGRFLKHESIGGILIIMATFLALVCQNTILTEFYNDFLRLKAGIMVEDFKIVKPIILWVNDGLMSLFFFYIGLEVKREILVGELSSPDRVALPLVGGLGGVIVPALVFAAFTYGDSFAMRGWAIPTVSDTAFAVGVLLLLGSKVPPSLRIFLLLLAIIDDICAVVIIAIFYTSELSNYALIMAGVLIGVLIILNLLKVNKKFFYIVTGLLLWTAFLQSGVHTTIAGIIAAIFIPLKPIHGYSMLRDIENKLGGFITYFVMPLFAFVNAGIPLTSDAFSHLIHPVSLGIIVGLVIAKPLGIYGFSYVIIKFGVSKLPSGANLMQFFGLCVLTGIGASMSLFICSIAYHDSNIFHYAEKFAILIASFIAAIAGYFVMKIGYKYQKQREILKEDDYLLAEKAKEAQKVLEEQKLKESIG from the coding sequence GTGGAAAGACTAGGGAGGTTTTTAAAACACGAATCAATTGGTGGAATTTTGATAATTATGGCTACATTTTTAGCTCTTGTTTGTCAAAATACAATTTTAACTGAATTTTATAATGACTTTTTAAGATTAAAAGCCGGAATTATGGTAGAAGATTTTAAAATAGTTAAGCCAATCATTTTATGGGTGAATGATGGTTTGATGTCGCTTTTTTTCTTTTATATTGGACTTGAAGTTAAAAGAGAGATACTAGTTGGTGAGTTAAGTTCTCCTGATAGAGTTGCACTTCCATTAGTTGGAGGCCTTGGTGGTGTTATAGTTCCTGCACTTGTTTTTGCAGCCTTTACTTATGGTGATAGTTTTGCTATGCGTGGTTGGGCGATACCTACTGTTAGCGATACTGCTTTTGCTGTTGGAGTGTTGCTATTGCTTGGTTCAAAAGTACCACCATCCTTAAGAATTTTTCTACTTCTTTTAGCAATCATTGATGATATTTGTGCTGTTGTTATAATCGCTATTTTTTATACAAGTGAACTTTCTAATTATGCCCTTATAATGGCTGGAGTTTTAATTGGAGTTTTAATTATTTTAAATTTGCTTAAGGTAAATAAAAAGTTTTTTTATATTGTAACTGGGCTTTTGCTTTGGACAGCGTTTTTACAATCAGGCGTTCACACTACAATAGCTGGAATAATAGCTGCCATTTTCATTCCACTAAAGCCAATTCATGGGTACTCTATGCTTAGAGATATTGAAAATAAATTAGGCGGATTTATAACTTATTTTGTAATGCCATTATTTGCTTTTGTCAATGCTGGTATTCCACTAACTTCAGATGCTTTTAGTCATTTAATTCATCCTGTTTCCTTAGGAATTATTGTAGGGCTTGTTATAGCAAAACCTTTGGGAATTTATGGATTTTCTTATGTTATTATAAAATTTGGAGTTTCAAAACTTCCATCTGGTGCGAATTTAATGCAGTTTTTTGGACTTTGTGTTTTAACAGGAATTGGTGCAAGTATGAGTTTATTTATCTGTTCAATTGCTTATCATGATAGTAATATATTCCATTATGCTGAAAAATTTGCTATACTTATAGCATCATTTATTGCAGCAATTGCTGGATATTTTGTCATGAAAATAGGCTATAAATATCAAAAACAAAGAGAAATTTTAAAAGAAGATGATTATTTATTGGCCGAAAAAGCAAAAGAAGCACAAAAAGTTTTAGAAGAGCAGAAATTAAAGGAAAGCATTGGATAG
- the panC gene encoding pantoate--beta-alanine ligase, which yields MKIASTISGLKENLKEFNGTIGYVPTMGALHRGHLSLIENSKKDNDFTVVSVFVNPTQFLPGEDFEKYPKNQEADTRICEVAGVDLLFLPSVDEIYKKSETTIKANEKLNSILEGSFRPGHFDGVCRVLNKFFNLIKPNNAYFGKKDAQQIAVVKNMVDSFFLDVKINPCEIVREADGLALSSRNTYLNEEQKLDALKLSRSLLKASNLVKKGETESKQIIASIKETLEPLKVDYVAIVDRNFNEIEKIELGNTIILIAAFVDKTRLIDNIWI from the coding sequence ATGAAAATAGCTAGCACAATTAGCGGATTAAAAGAGAATTTGAAAGAATTTAATGGAACAATTGGATATGTCCCTACAATGGGAGCCTTACATAGGGGTCATCTAAGTTTAATAGAGAACTCAAAAAAAGATAATGATTTTACAGTTGTTTCAGTTTTTGTAAACCCAACTCAATTTTTACCAGGTGAGGACTTTGAAAAATATCCTAAAAATCAAGAAGCAGATACAAGAATATGCGAAGTTGCTGGGGTTGATTTATTATTTTTACCAAGCGTGGATGAAATTTATAAAAAAAGTGAAACAACTATAAAAGCAAATGAAAAATTAAACTCCATTTTAGAAGGTTCTTTTAGACCAGGACACTTTGATGGTGTATGTAGAGTTTTAAATAAATTTTTTAATCTTATAAAACCAAATAATGCATATTTTGGGAAAAAAGATGCTCAACAAATCGCGGTTGTAAAAAATATGGTTGATTCATTTTTTTTAGATGTTAAAATAAATCCTTGTGAAATAGTTAGAGAAGCCGATGGTTTAGCGCTTAGCTCAAGAAATACCTACCTAAATGAAGAGCAAAAACTAGATGCTTTAAAACTATCTAGATCACTTTTGAAAGCTTCAAATTTAGTAAAAAAAGGTGAGACCGAATCAAAACAAATTATTGCCTCCATAAAAGAAACGCTTGAGCCATTAAAAGTTGATTATGTGGCAATTGTAGATAGAAACTTTAACGAAATAGAAAAAATTGAACTAGGAAATACAATAATTTTAATAGCAGCATTTGTTGATAAAACAAGATTAATCGATAACATTTGGATTTAA